One stretch of Amycolatopsis sp. 195334CR DNA includes these proteins:
- a CDS encoding acyl-CoA carboxylase subunit beta: MSEDWLAEVAEIARRRDLAHRMGGPAKIARQHAAGRLTVRERIEALADPGTFDEIGVLAGFGEYTEDGALDSFTPANFLVGTARLDGRRVALGADDFTVRGGAADAGIIGKQVLAERLANELGMPLVRLIEGTGGGGSVKSLEDYGFTYMPFNPGWDLVVDNLSAVPVVSACLGPVAGLGAARAVMSHLCVLVEGAGQLFVAGPPLVRHATGEDLSKEELGGAAVHRRSGAVERIVGSEAEAFAVTKAFLSYLPSNVDSLPPVVPSTDDPARAEESLISLVPRNRRKPYRLRPLLDAVFDAGSVFDYACYGGSAYTGLARLDGHPVGVIATDPYRGATLTAEGADAITRLVDLCETFHLPLVNLTDQAGMVIGLAGEKRGSIRRGARAITAVYQARVPSAEVIVRRVFGVGGAGITNRHRLVRRWAWPSGDWGSLPVEGGIEAAYRAELEAAEDPSARLEEIRERLDRVRSPFRTAEKFGVEDVIDPRETRARLCDWVTDAYRVLPKLLGRPSFGVRP; encoded by the coding sequence ATGAGCGAGGACTGGCTGGCCGAGGTCGCCGAGATCGCCCGGCGGCGGGACCTGGCCCACCGCATGGGCGGACCGGCCAAGATCGCCCGCCAGCACGCGGCCGGGCGGCTCACCGTGCGCGAGCGGATCGAGGCGCTGGCCGATCCCGGCACCTTCGACGAGATCGGCGTGCTGGCCGGCTTCGGCGAGTACACCGAGGACGGTGCGCTGGATTCGTTCACCCCGGCCAACTTCCTGGTCGGCACCGCGCGGCTGGACGGCAGGCGGGTGGCGCTCGGCGCGGACGACTTCACCGTGCGCGGCGGGGCCGCCGACGCCGGGATCATCGGCAAGCAGGTGCTCGCCGAACGGCTGGCGAACGAACTCGGGATGCCGCTGGTCCGGTTGATCGAGGGCACCGGCGGGGGCGGCAGCGTGAAGTCGCTGGAGGACTACGGCTTCACCTACATGCCGTTCAACCCCGGCTGGGATCTGGTGGTGGACAACCTTTCCGCGGTGCCGGTGGTGTCGGCCTGCTTGGGGCCGGTGGCCGGGCTGGGTGCGGCTCGGGCGGTGATGTCACACCTGTGCGTGCTGGTCGAAGGGGCCGGGCAGCTGTTCGTCGCCGGGCCGCCGCTGGTCCGGCACGCCACCGGGGAGGATCTGTCCAAAGAGGAGCTCGGCGGCGCCGCGGTGCACCGGCGCAGTGGGGCGGTCGAGCGGATCGTGGGCAGCGAGGCCGAGGCTTTCGCGGTGACCAAGGCCTTCCTGTCGTACCTTCCCTCCAATGTGGATTCGCTGCCGCCGGTGGTGCCGTCCACGGACGATCCGGCGCGGGCCGAGGAGTCGCTGATCTCGCTGGTGCCGCGCAACCGGCGCAAGCCGTACCGGCTGCGGCCGTTGCTGGACGCGGTGTTCGACGCGGGTTCGGTGTTCGACTACGCGTGCTACGGCGGTTCGGCCTACACCGGCCTGGCGCGGCTGGACGGGCACCCGGTCGGGGTGATCGCCACTGACCCGTACCGCGGAGCGACGCTGACCGCCGAGGGCGCCGACGCGATCACCCGGCTGGTCGACCTGTGCGAGACCTTCCACCTGCCGCTGGTCAACCTGACCGACCAGGCGGGCATGGTGATCGGCCTGGCGGGGGAGAAGCGCGGTTCGATCCGGCGCGGGGCAAGGGCGATCACCGCCGTCTACCAGGCGCGGGTGCCCTCCGCCGAGGTGATCGTGCGGCGGGTGTTCGGCGTCGGCGGGGCCGGGATCACCAACCGGCACCGGCTGGTCCGGCGCTGGGCGTGGCCCTCGGGTGACTGGGGTTCGCTGCCGGTCGAAGGCGGGATCGAAGCCGCCTACCGCGCCGAACTGGAGGCGGCCGAGGACCCCTCGGCCCGGCTGGAAGAGATCCGGGAGCGGCTGGACCGGGTGCGGTCGCCGTTCCGGACCGCGGAGAAGTTCGGCGTGGAGGACGTCATCGATCCGAGGGAAACCCGGGCCCGCCTGTGCGACTGGGTGACCGACGCGTACCGGGTGCTGCCGAAACTGCTCGGCCGCCCCTCGTTCGGGGTTCGCCCCTGA
- a CDS encoding SDR family oxidoreductase, producing MSEELKDAGIVVTGGGAGIGAAMARRFHAEGARVVVADLDGDAAAAVAEEIGGTAVAGDAAGVDGVERLLARAREVLGEIDVFCANAGIAPLGGADSPEEVWARTWDVNVMAHVRAANALLPSWLERGRGRFVATVSAAGILTSLGSAPYSVTKHGALAFAEWLSATYRHRGIDVHAVCPQGVRTNMLANTGKGGQLLMGASAIEPEQVVDALLDAIGEKRFLVLPHPEVAEYYAARATQTDRWLGGMNKLQRKVEALGE from the coding sequence GTGAGCGAGGAGCTGAAGGACGCCGGGATCGTCGTCACCGGTGGTGGCGCGGGCATCGGCGCGGCGATGGCGCGCCGGTTCCACGCCGAGGGCGCGCGCGTGGTGGTCGCCGATCTCGACGGCGACGCGGCCGCCGCGGTGGCCGAGGAGATCGGCGGCACCGCGGTCGCCGGAGACGCCGCCGGGGTGGACGGGGTCGAGCGGTTGCTCGCCCGTGCGCGCGAGGTGCTCGGTGAGATCGACGTCTTCTGCGCCAACGCCGGGATCGCGCCGCTGGGCGGGGCGGACAGCCCGGAGGAGGTGTGGGCGCGCACCTGGGACGTCAACGTGATGGCCCACGTCCGCGCGGCGAACGCGCTGCTGCCGTCGTGGCTGGAGCGCGGGCGGGGCCGGTTCGTCGCCACGGTGTCCGCGGCCGGGATCCTGACCAGCCTGGGCTCGGCGCCGTACTCGGTGACCAAGCACGGCGCGCTGGCGTTCGCCGAATGGCTCAGCGCCACCTACCGCCACCGCGGCATCGACGTGCACGCGGTGTGCCCGCAGGGGGTGCGCACGAACATGCTGGCCAACACCGGCAAGGGCGGCCAGTTGCTGATGGGCGCCTCGGCGATCGAGCCGGAGCAGGTGGTCGACGCGCTGCTCGACGCGATCGGCGAGAAGCGGTTCCTGGTGCTGCCGCACCCGGAGGTGGCCGAGTACTACGCCGCCCGCGCCACCCAGACCGATCGCTGGCTGGGCGGGATGAACAAGCTGCAGCGGAAGGTCGAAGCGCTCGGGGAGTGA
- a CDS encoding SDR family oxidoreductase, producing MNSLKDRVAIVTGASRGIGLGIARTLVDRGAKVCITARKPEPLAEAVAELGGPDHAIAVPGKADDPAHQAETVAKVVETFGSLDMLVNNTGINPVFGPTLDIDAEAAAKILAVNVLAPLAWTRQARDAWMGEHGGSVVNVASVAGLGASPGIGMYGISKAALIRLTVELGYELGPGIRVNAVAPAVVKTKFATALYEGKEAEVSAEYPMKRLGLPEDIAGAVAFLLSDEAGWITGQTMVLDGGRTLAGGL from the coding sequence GTGAACTCGTTGAAGGACCGCGTCGCGATCGTCACCGGCGCGAGCCGCGGCATCGGCCTCGGCATCGCGCGCACCCTGGTCGACCGCGGCGCCAAGGTCTGTATCACCGCGCGCAAGCCGGAACCGCTGGCCGAGGCGGTCGCCGAACTCGGCGGCCCGGACCACGCCATCGCCGTGCCGGGCAAGGCCGACGACCCCGCGCACCAGGCCGAGACGGTGGCCAAGGTGGTGGAGACCTTCGGCAGCCTGGACATGCTGGTGAACAACACCGGCATCAACCCGGTCTTCGGGCCGACGCTGGACATCGACGCCGAGGCGGCGGCGAAGATCCTCGCGGTCAACGTGCTGGCACCGCTGGCCTGGACCCGCCAGGCGCGCGACGCGTGGATGGGCGAGCACGGCGGTTCGGTGGTCAACGTGGCCTCGGTCGCCGGGCTGGGCGCCTCGCCGGGCATCGGCATGTACGGCATCAGCAAGGCCGCGCTGATCCGGCTGACCGTGGAGCTGGGGTACGAACTGGGCCCGGGCATCCGGGTCAACGCGGTCGCCCCGGCCGTGGTCAAGACCAAGTTCGCCACCGCGCTGTACGAGGGCAAGGAGGCGGAGGTTTCGGCCGAGTACCCGATGAAGCGCCTCGGGCTGCCCGAGGACATCGCCGGCGCGGTCGCCTTCCTGCTCTCCGACGAGGCGGGCTGGATCACCGGGCAGACCATGGTGCTCGACGGCGGCCGCACGCTGGCGGGTGGCCTGTGA
- a CDS encoding TetR/AcrR family transcriptional regulator → MSEPSGAVSAELSSELWPDVQPDAARRLMLAGVESFARRGFHATTTRDIAGRAGMSPAALYVHFPSKAALLFAISKYGHEQTLHLVERVMARPDPATAKMTALVEDFVAWHARRHTVARVVQYELQALPEAEYEEVGRLRRRIEQLVRELIAEGVAAGEFTVPEPRTAARAVLSLGVDVARWYSERMRKSPAALGREYAGLVLNMLGAKSG, encoded by the coding sequence ATGAGCGAGCCGAGCGGCGCGGTGTCGGCCGAGCTGTCCAGCGAACTGTGGCCCGACGTGCAGCCCGACGCGGCCCGGCGGCTGATGCTGGCCGGGGTCGAGTCCTTCGCCCGGCGCGGGTTCCACGCCACCACCACGCGGGACATCGCCGGCCGCGCCGGGATGAGCCCGGCCGCGTTGTACGTGCACTTCCCGTCCAAGGCGGCGCTGCTGTTCGCGATCAGCAAGTACGGCCACGAGCAGACGCTGCACCTGGTCGAGCGGGTGATGGCCCGGCCGGACCCGGCGACGGCGAAGATGACCGCGCTGGTCGAGGACTTCGTGGCCTGGCACGCGCGGCGGCACACCGTGGCCAGGGTGGTGCAGTACGAACTGCAGGCGCTGCCCGAGGCCGAGTACGAGGAGGTCGGGCGGCTGCGGCGGCGCATCGAGCAGCTGGTCCGCGAGCTGATCGCCGAGGGCGTGGCGGCGGGTGAGTTCACCGTGCCGGAGCCGCGCACGGCCGCCAGGGCGGTGCTCTCCCTCGGGGTCGACGTGGCGCGCTGGTACAGCGAGCGCATGCGCAAGTCACCGGCGGCACTGGGCCGCGAGTACGCCGGGCTGGTGCTCAACATGCTGGGCGCCAAGTCCGGCTGA
- a CDS encoding YafY family protein: MRTSARLLRLLSLLQLHREWAGADLAARLEVDVRTVRRDVDRLRDLGYPVHSTPGVAGGYRLGAGAALPPLLLDDEEAVAVAVSLSTAAGGTVTGIEETSVRALMKLEQVLPARLRHRVDALRSVLLPLGGGVSAVDPAKLTAIAAACRDTEKLRFAYAAGDGTATERRVEPLKLACTGRRWYLLAWDVDKAAWRTFRIDRITDEPRIAGRFTPREPPSADLGAYLTRQLSSAPYRYQCRVKLHAPASRVTELVGAAIGEVEPIDEHTCRLHAGGARIEEIPFYLARFGCDFEVEHPPELAAHVRELAARFGRAG, from the coding sequence GTGCGAACTTCCGCGAGACTGCTCCGCCTGCTGAGCCTGCTGCAGCTCCACCGCGAGTGGGCGGGTGCCGACCTCGCCGCCCGGCTGGAGGTGGACGTGCGGACCGTGCGCCGCGACGTGGATCGCCTGCGGGACCTGGGTTATCCGGTGCACTCCACGCCCGGGGTGGCGGGCGGGTACCGGCTCGGCGCGGGCGCCGCGCTGCCGCCGCTGCTGCTGGACGACGAGGAGGCCGTCGCCGTCGCGGTCAGCCTGAGCACCGCCGCGGGCGGCACGGTGACCGGTATCGAGGAGACCTCGGTGCGCGCGCTGATGAAGCTCGAACAGGTGCTGCCCGCCCGGCTGCGCCACCGCGTCGACGCGCTGCGCTCGGTGCTGCTGCCGCTCGGCGGCGGGGTGTCCGCGGTGGACCCGGCCAAGCTGACCGCGATCGCCGCGGCCTGCCGGGACACCGAGAAGCTGCGGTTCGCCTACGCCGCCGGGGACGGCACGGCCACCGAACGCCGGGTCGAGCCGCTGAAGCTCGCCTGCACCGGCCGCCGCTGGTACCTGCTCGCGTGGGACGTCGACAAAGCGGCGTGGCGCACCTTCCGGATCGACCGGATCACCGACGAACCGAGGATCGCGGGCCGGTTCACCCCGCGCGAACCGCCGTCGGCGGACCTCGGCGCGTACCTCACGCGGCAGCTGTCCAGCGCGCCCTACCGGTACCAGTGCCGGGTGAAGCTGCACGCGCCCGCGAGCCGCGTCACCGAACTGGTCGGTGCGGCGATCGGTGAGGTGGAGCCGATCGACGAGCACACCTGCCGCCTGCACGCCGGTGGCGCGCGGATCGAGGAAATCCCGTTCTACCTGGCCAGGTTCGGCTGCGACTTCGAGGTGGAGCACCCGCCGGAGCTGGCCGCGCACGTGCGCGAGCTGGCCGCGCGGTTCGGCCGGGCTGGCTGA
- a CDS encoding epoxide hydrolase family protein, with product MNEEIKPFRVEFPESALEDLKARLAQTRWPDELPGVGWAQGVPVSYLRDLAEYWRTGYDWRAAERELNAYPQFTTVIDGQRVHFLHVRSASPAATPLLLTHGWPGSIVEFLDLIELLTGEFHLVIPSLPGFGLSGPTGESGWTSPRIARAWVELMDRLGYQRFGVQGGDTGAIVSPEIARLVPDRVIGVHCNGLTAFTPVDPDAELTEAERARVDRLAYLEQEQSGYAMIQISRPQTLAFGLSDSPAGQLAWIVEKFHEWTDPAADLPEKAVDRDRLLTNVMLYWLTGTAASSSRLYYETAHAGAWGAAAKSPVPTGVAVFPHDVSIRRTVELEHTVVHWAEYDRGGHFAAMEAPDLLAADVREFFGSLQ from the coding sequence ATGAACGAAGAGATCAAGCCCTTCCGCGTCGAGTTCCCCGAATCCGCCCTCGAGGACCTGAAGGCCCGGCTGGCCCAGACGCGCTGGCCCGACGAGCTGCCCGGGGTGGGCTGGGCGCAGGGCGTTCCGGTGAGCTACCTGCGTGACCTGGCCGAGTACTGGCGCACCGGGTACGACTGGCGCGCGGCGGAGCGGGAGCTGAACGCGTACCCGCAGTTCACCACCGTCATCGACGGGCAGCGGGTGCACTTCCTGCACGTCCGCTCGGCTTCGCCGGCGGCGACCCCGCTGCTGCTCACCCACGGCTGGCCCGGTTCGATCGTCGAGTTCCTGGACCTGATCGAGCTGCTGACCGGCGAGTTCCACCTGGTCATCCCGTCGCTGCCGGGGTTCGGGCTGTCCGGGCCGACCGGCGAGAGCGGCTGGACCTCCCCGCGGATCGCCCGCGCGTGGGTCGAGTTGATGGACCGCCTCGGTTACCAGCGGTTCGGCGTGCAGGGCGGGGACACCGGCGCGATCGTGTCGCCGGAGATCGCCCGGCTCGTCCCCGATCGGGTCATCGGCGTGCACTGCAACGGGCTCACCGCGTTCACGCCGGTGGATCCCGATGCCGAACTGACCGAGGCGGAGCGGGCTCGGGTCGACCGGCTGGCATACCTGGAGCAGGAGCAGTCCGGGTACGCGATGATCCAGATCAGCAGGCCGCAAACGCTCGCGTTCGGGCTCAGCGACTCCCCCGCCGGGCAGCTCGCGTGGATCGTGGAGAAGTTCCACGAGTGGACCGATCCGGCGGCGGACCTGCCGGAGAAGGCGGTCGACCGCGACCGGCTGCTCACCAACGTGATGCTCTACTGGCTGACCGGCACCGCCGCGTCCTCGTCCCGGCTGTACTACGAGACCGCGCACGCCGGGGCCTGGGGCGCGGCGGCGAAGTCACCGGTGCCGACCGGGGTGGCGGTGTTCCCGCACGACGTGTCGATCCGGCGGACCGTGGAACTGGAGCACACGGTGGTGCACTGGGCCGAGTACGACCGGGGCGGGCACTTCGCCGCGATGGAGGCGCCGGACCTGCTGGCCGCGGACGTCCGGGAGTTCTTCGGTTCCCTGCAATAG
- a CDS encoding nucleoside deaminase, translating to MDDGSMLAIAREEARLGKAEGGVPIGAALFGADGELLGRGHNRRVQDGDPSMHAETSAFRNAGRRPHYRDTIMVTTLSPCWYCSGLVRQFGIGRVVIGEAETFHGGHDWLAEHGVAISVLGDQECVDLMREFIAARPELWFEDIGFEDVGFGDIGEVSGKD from the coding sequence ATGGACGACGGGAGCATGCTGGCGATCGCGCGGGAGGAAGCCCGCCTCGGCAAGGCCGAGGGCGGGGTGCCGATCGGGGCGGCGTTGTTCGGCGCGGACGGGGAACTGCTCGGCCGCGGGCACAACCGGCGCGTGCAGGACGGCGACCCGTCGATGCACGCCGAAACCTCGGCGTTCCGCAACGCGGGCCGTCGCCCGCACTACCGCGACACGATCATGGTGACCACGCTGTCGCCGTGCTGGTACTGCTCGGGGCTGGTGCGCCAGTTCGGCATCGGCCGGGTGGTGATCGGCGAGGCGGAGACCTTCCACGGCGGGCACGACTGGCTCGCCGAGCACGGGGTGGCGATCAGCGTGCTCGGCGACCAGGAGTGCGTGGACCTGATGCGCGAGTTCATCGCGGCGCGGCCGGAACTGTGGTTCGAGGACATCGGCTTCGAGGACGTCGGCTTCGGAGACATCGGCGAAGTGTCCGGAAAGGACTGA
- a CDS encoding isopenicillin N synthase family oxygenase, with the protein MGAVPLIDLEPWFHGGAADRAAVARRVDEALQDSGFLLITGHGVDPALRAETRRLAREFFALPPSAKQRYAVTVGGRGWLPPGVEANGYAEGTETPPDLKESFSVGADSGVGDPAVDAFWFQRNVFPAEVPGLERTVTAYLAEMRRVSDELLTLFAVALDLEPAHFTAHTGHPTYTMNINWYPPLTAVGPPEPGQFRIGPHTDFGTVTVLDRQAGVGGLQVCTAAGDWEDAPFDPAAFTVNIGDLMARWTGDRWRSTRHRVLPPAADAPDEDLVSLIFFYETDHDARISSLAPPRGRTTYPEVVAADYLKEKLDAITMTPDAL; encoded by the coding sequence ATGGGTGCCGTGCCGCTGATCGATCTGGAGCCGTGGTTCCACGGCGGCGCGGCCGACCGCGCCGCCGTGGCGCGCCGCGTCGACGAAGCCCTGCAGGACTCCGGTTTCCTGCTGATCACCGGCCACGGCGTGGATCCGGCGCTGCGGGCGGAAACCCGGCGGCTGGCACGGGAGTTCTTCGCCCTGCCGCCGTCGGCCAAGCAGCGGTACGCGGTGACCGTCGGCGGCCGCGGCTGGCTGCCGCCGGGGGTGGAGGCGAACGGGTACGCCGAGGGCACCGAGACCCCGCCGGACCTCAAGGAGTCCTTTTCGGTCGGTGCGGATTCCGGGGTCGGCGATCCGGCGGTCGACGCGTTCTGGTTCCAGCGCAACGTCTTCCCGGCCGAGGTGCCGGGTCTGGAAAGGACGGTCACCGCCTACCTGGCCGAGATGCGGCGGGTGTCCGACGAGCTGCTCACACTGTTCGCCGTCGCGCTCGACCTCGAACCGGCGCACTTCACCGCGCACACCGGGCACCCGACCTACACCATGAACATCAACTGGTACCCGCCGCTGACCGCGGTGGGCCCGCCGGAGCCGGGCCAGTTCCGCATCGGCCCGCACACCGATTTCGGCACGGTGACCGTGCTGGACCGGCAGGCGGGCGTCGGCGGACTCCAGGTGTGCACGGCGGCCGGTGACTGGGAGGACGCGCCGTTCGACCCGGCGGCGTTCACCGTGAACATCGGCGACCTGATGGCCCGCTGGACCGGCGACCGCTGGCGGTCCACCCGGCACCGCGTCCTGCCCCCGGCCGCCGACGCCCCCGACGAGGACCTGGTCTCCCTGATCTTCTTCTACGAAACCGACCACGACGCGCGCATCAGCTCACTGGCCCCGCCGCGGGGCCGGACCACCTACCCGGAAGTGGTGGCCGCCGACTACCTGAAGGAGAAGCTCGACGCCATCACCATGACCCCCGACGCGCTGTGA
- a CDS encoding diguanylate cyclase — translation MEGERTQPGWGPFGVLAISRWRLWGLPDRFLVGYVLAVDLTALTGAAVAFHALPVPARDWRPFWILLACCVVYVEVSRSIERSRADFLDGPHIDLNSVWMFAAALLLHPGLAAVVIAVSFAYRWLRVRHRPVYRQTFSAAASIVSAFLANLVPFAPQEFAIFAAALLYGLSNTALITFAVQRSRPGTTLREAMFSPADYALEASTIALGVLLAWALVDWPPVLLLIMGVTLVLHRSTLVQQFREQAGADGKTGLLNAAKWAEVASAELARGRRRGVPASVLMLDLDHFKVINDRHGHLTGDQVLLAVAAALRAEVRSADVLGRFGGEEFVILLPGTNRFDAVTIAERIRHRVGQLLVSVPSGEVGVTVSIGVAAQPRDGQALDPLLAAADRALYVAKEAGRDRVRTMP, via the coding sequence GTGGAGGGGGAGCGGACCCAGCCCGGCTGGGGGCCGTTCGGGGTGCTCGCGATCAGCCGCTGGCGGTTGTGGGGCCTGCCCGACCGGTTCCTCGTCGGCTACGTGCTCGCGGTCGACCTGACCGCGCTGACCGGCGCCGCGGTGGCGTTCCACGCGCTGCCGGTGCCGGCGCGCGACTGGCGGCCGTTCTGGATCCTGCTCGCCTGCTGCGTGGTCTACGTCGAGGTCTCCCGCTCGATCGAACGCAGCCGCGCCGACTTCCTCGATGGGCCCCACATCGACCTCAACTCGGTCTGGATGTTCGCCGCCGCGCTCCTGCTGCACCCCGGGTTGGCCGCGGTGGTCATCGCGGTCTCGTTCGCCTACCGCTGGCTGCGCGTGCGCCACCGCCCGGTCTACCGCCAGACCTTCAGCGCCGCCGCCTCGATCGTGTCCGCCTTCCTGGCGAACCTGGTGCCGTTCGCGCCGCAGGAGTTCGCCATCTTCGCCGCCGCGTTGCTCTACGGGCTGAGCAACACCGCGCTGATCACCTTCGCGGTCCAGCGCAGCCGCCCGGGCACCACCCTGCGCGAGGCGATGTTCTCCCCGGCGGACTACGCGCTCGAAGCCTCGACCATCGCGCTCGGTGTGCTGCTGGCCTGGGCACTGGTGGACTGGCCGCCGGTGCTGCTGCTGATCATGGGCGTGACCCTGGTGCTGCACCGCAGCACGCTGGTGCAGCAGTTCCGCGAACAGGCGGGCGCCGACGGGAAGACCGGCCTGCTCAACGCGGCGAAGTGGGCCGAGGTGGCGTCCGCCGAACTCGCCAGGGGGCGGCGCCGCGGGGTGCCCGCCAGCGTGCTGATGCTCGACCTCGACCACTTCAAGGTGATCAACGACCGGCACGGGCACCTCACCGGTGACCAGGTGCTGCTCGCCGTGGCCGCGGCGCTGCGCGCGGAGGTGCGCAGCGCGGACGTGCTCGGCCGCTTCGGCGGCGAGGAGTTCGTGATCCTGCTGCCGGGCACGAACCGGTTCGACGCGGTGACCATCGCCGAGCGCATCCGGCACCGGGTGGGGCAGCTGCTGGTGTCGGTGCCGAGCGGGGAAGTCGGCGTCACCGTCTCGATCGGCGTGGCCGCGCAACCCCGCGACGGCCAGGCACTCGACCCGCTGCTGGCCGCCGCCGACCGGGCCCTCTACGTCGCCAAGGAGGCCGGGCGGGACCGCGTGCGCACGATGCCGTGA
- a CDS encoding TetR/AcrR family transcriptional regulator, giving the protein MREPQQERSRTTRRRLVEAAVECLAARGWHGTTVAMVAEQAGVSRGAAQHHFPTREDLVVAAVEQVGEVQLAELRGHVELLPGGASRSEAVAEMLLNLYTGPMFRAALQLWVAASTDPKLLAVLAPLEARVGREAHRVALDLLGADESRPGVRETVQATLDLARGLGLANLLTDDTRRRRRIVRQWARMLEPALAGTLPERAGTRSV; this is encoded by the coding sequence ATGCGAGAACCACAACAGGAACGGAGCCGGACCACCCGGCGGCGGCTGGTCGAAGCCGCCGTCGAGTGCCTGGCCGCCCGTGGCTGGCACGGCACCACGGTGGCGATGGTGGCGGAGCAGGCCGGGGTGTCGCGCGGGGCCGCGCAGCACCACTTCCCGACCCGCGAGGACCTGGTGGTCGCCGCGGTCGAGCAGGTGGGGGAGGTGCAGCTGGCCGAGTTGCGGGGGCACGTGGAGCTGCTGCCCGGTGGGGCGTCACGGAGTGAAGCGGTCGCGGAGATGCTGCTGAACCTCTACACCGGGCCGATGTTCCGCGCGGCCCTGCAGTTGTGGGTGGCGGCTTCCACTGACCCGAAGCTGCTCGCCGTGCTCGCGCCGCTGGAGGCCCGCGTCGGCCGCGAGGCGCACCGGGTGGCGCTGGACCTGCTCGGCGCGGACGAATCCCGGCCGGGGGTCAGGGAAACCGTGCAGGCCACGCTGGACCTGGCCCGCGGGCTGGGCCTGGCGAACCTGCTCACCGACGACACCCGGCGCCGCCGCCGGATCGTGCGGCAGTGGGCGCGGATGCTGGAGCCGGCGCTGGCCGGCACGCTGCCCGAACGGGCGGGAACCAGGTCGGTGTGA
- a CDS encoding NAD(P)-dependent oxidoreductase: MSSLSGKTIIMSGGSRGIGEAIALRAAADGANVALIAKTTEPHPKLPGTIYTAAKAIEEAGGQALPIVGDIRDDESVAAAIEQTVSRFGGIDIVVNNASAIDLTPTEQVSMKRYDLMQDINARGSFLLAKLAIPHLRKAENPHILTLSPPISLDPKWFEAGHLAYSIAKYSMSLVTVGLAAELRKDGVAANSLWPRTTIDTAAIRNVVGAELANRSRTPEIMADAAHAILVRPSREHTGNFYLDDEVLAAEGVTDFSKYRIAGEESDLQLDFWVEPA, translated from the coding sequence GTGTCTTCTCTTTCCGGCAAGACCATCATCATGTCCGGCGGCAGCCGGGGCATCGGTGAGGCGATCGCGTTGCGCGCGGCCGCCGACGGCGCGAACGTGGCGCTGATCGCGAAGACCACCGAGCCGCACCCGAAGCTGCCCGGCACCATCTACACCGCGGCCAAGGCGATCGAGGAGGCGGGCGGGCAGGCACTGCCGATCGTCGGCGACATCCGCGACGACGAGTCGGTGGCCGCCGCGATCGAGCAGACGGTTTCGCGCTTCGGCGGCATCGACATCGTGGTGAACAACGCCAGCGCGATCGACCTGACGCCGACCGAGCAGGTCAGCATGAAGCGCTACGACCTGATGCAGGACATCAACGCGCGGGGCTCGTTCCTGCTGGCGAAGCTGGCGATTCCGCACCTGCGCAAGGCGGAGAACCCGCACATCCTCACGCTGTCGCCGCCGATCAGCCTGGACCCGAAGTGGTTCGAGGCCGGGCACCTGGCCTACAGCATCGCGAAGTACAGCATGAGCCTGGTGACCGTCGGGCTCGCCGCGGAACTGCGCAAGGACGGCGTCGCGGCGAACTCGCTGTGGCCGCGCACCACCATCGACACCGCGGCCATCCGGAACGTGGTCGGCGCGGAACTGGCCAACCGCTCGCGCACCCCGGAGATCATGGCGGACGCGGCGCACGCGATCCTGGTCCGGCCGAGCCGGGAGCACACCGGCAACTTCTACCTCGACGACGAGGTGCTCGCCGCCGAGGGCGTCACGGACTTCTCGAAGTACCGCATCGCCGGCGAGGAGTCCGACCTGCAGCTCGACTTCTGGGTCGAACCGGCCTGA